GGTGGGGAAGAAGTTGTTCAAAAAGGTTTGCCCCACTCTCAACTAGCACCAGCATGGCAAATATTATTACTGGGAGATGGTTCTCCTACTCGCCACCTACAGTTACTTACGGGTGAACCTACGGAAGTTGACGTGATTGATATGTCGCCTATTGGGATGAATCCCGATGGCGCACCTGATTTAATTAAGGCAGTTCCAGGGCCAAGGCTGCGCCGTCAGGTATGGTTAAGGAAGGAGTCTGGGCAGCGATTAGCTTATGCGACTTCTTGGTGGGAAGCTAGTCATGTAGATGAGTATTTGCAAAATCGTTCTATACCAATTTGGGCAAGTTTAGCTCGTCTGCGGACGGAGTTATATCGGGATGTGCAAGGGGTGTATTTCGGTAATTCAAAAGAATTAGAGGAAGCTTTTGGGGAGAAAGGGCCGTTTTGGGGTCGCCATTATTTGTTTTGGCATCACAAGCAGCCTTTTACGCTAATTTATGAGGTGTTTTCGCCTTATTTGACTAAATATTTAGGGTCGATGCAGTTGGATTAGAATTTTTATCTATGTATGATATCAAGTTCGGTCGATTAACCATAATATCCGTAGGGGCGGGTTAAACACAGATATTTATTAGTAGCAAAGCTTATCTGTCAACCCGCCCCTACAAATCAATTGGTTTTTATTACGGGTAATGATAGCGGACATCATATAAAAACCCCACTTTTTAAGTTTTTCCTCGTTTTTTGGACTATTTGAATAGGGCGATCGCTACTCAACGATTTAATTGCAATAATTAGGATGGTAATATCACCATCTCTATCCCAACTATCTGTATGGTTATTAGTCCTTTGACATTGAATTTAGATACTGTTTACCTTACAGACGAACAGTTTTATGAATTATGTCAAAATAACCGCGAGTTGAAATTTGAAAGAACTGCTACTGGAGAATTAATTATTATGCCACCTGTGGGGGGAGAAAGCGGCAATCGAGAAGCAGGCTTAATTACTGATGTGGAAATTTGGAATCGCCAAACTCAACTTGGTTATGCTTTTAGTTCTTCTACTATATTTAAGTTACCTAATGGTGCAGACCGTTCTCCTGATGCTGCTTGGATTAGAAAGGAACGTTGGGAAGCACTTACTTTTGAACAAAGACGCAAGTTTCCTCCTATTGCACCGGATTTTGTGATTGAGTTAAGGTCAGCAACAGATGATTTAAAAACTTTGCGTCAGAAAATGCAGGAATATATATACG
This genomic interval from Oculatellaceae cyanobacterium contains the following:
- a CDS encoding Uma2 family endonuclease; this encodes MVISPLTLNLDTVYLTDEQFYELCQNNRELKFERTATGELIIMPPVGGESGNREAGLITDVEIWNRQTQLGYAFSSSTIFKLPNGADRSPDAAWIRKERWEALTFEQRRKFPPIAPDFVIELRSATDDLKTLRQKMQEYIYAGVQLGWLINPQQQQVEIYRQGQNVEVRNLPAELSGEDVLPGFSLSLSRY
- a CDS encoding chorismate lyase; translation: MTLTFRPSKSSALPTDWYALDPIWQGGEEVVQKGLPHSQLAPAWQILLLGDGSPTRHLQLLTGEPTEVDVIDMSPIGMNPDGAPDLIKAVPGPRLRRQVWLRKESGQRLAYATSWWEASHVDEYLQNRSIPIWASLARLRTELYRDVQGVYFGNSKELEEAFGEKGPFWGRHYLFWHHKQPFTLIYEVFSPYLTKYLGSMQLD